CTCCTTGCTTGCCTTCCAGAGGGTAAAATCAAACGGATTTCTCTTCTTTTCGTTCACATCAACACGAGCGCCGGCAGTCATTTCTTCGAGATTCCGGCCGGAGAGCTTCCCGTATTCCGGAAACGCCTCTACGGAATAATAAACATCGCCCTCGCTTGAGTAGGCCAATCCCTTTTCCATCAGGGTGGAAACAAGGCTGATCATTCCCTCAATGTTCTCGGTAGCCCGGGGGGTGAAGGTGGGGGGAACAACCCGTAGTTTCTGCATATCCTCGTCGTGCTCAAGGATATAACGCTCGGCGATCTCACGGATATCGCTTCCTTCCCGGTTCGCCTTGTCGATAATCTTGTCGTCCACGTCGGTGAAGTTCTTTACATAGGTTGCCTCATAGCCGCGGTAGCGCAGATAGCGGGTTATCACATCAAAAACGACCGCCGAGCGGGCGTGGCCGACATGGCACAGATCGTAAGCCGTGATCCCGCAGACGTAAATCCCCACCTTGCCAGACTTGAGCGGCTGGAACTCCTCCTTTTTGCGCGACTGGGTGTTATATATTTTCAGACTCATCTCTCCTCCTGCTTTTCACGGGTACAGGCCTGACTTGGGCAGGCCGCTTCCTTCCGGAAGATTGCACATCAGATTCATGTTCTGGATCGCCTGACCGGAGGCGCCTTTGATCAGGTTATCGATTACGGAAACAACGACAAGCCGGTTTGTCCTCTTGTCAACGGTCACCCCGATATCGCAGAAATTGGAGCCGGCAACGGAGGAGATGTTGGGGAACTGACCGGCGCGGCAGATCCGGACAAAAGGTTCCTTTTCGTAAAACCCCCGATAAAGGGCCGCTGCCTCTTCAGCGCTGATCTCTTTTGCGAGTTTTGCATAGATGGTGCTGAGAATCCCCCGCTTCAACGGCAGCAGGTGCGGCGTAAAGGAGATCGTCAGCGGCTGGCCGGCAAGACAGCTCAATTCCTGTTCCATCTCCGGGGTATGACGATGCCCGCCAACCTTATAGGCCTTGAATCCCCCCGCAACCTCGCAAAACAGGGAGGCGATCTGCGGCTCCCGGCCGGAGCCGCTTACCCCTGATTTGGAATCGGCGATGACCGATGACGGGTCAAGCAGATGGGAACGCAAAGCCGGCGCCAGGCCGAGAATAACGCTGGTCGGATAACATCCGGGGTTGGCAAGAAGCTTGGCGCCACGGATATCTTCCCGATAAAGCTCGGGAAGCCCGTAAACCGCCTCGGGGATCAGCCCCGCCGCCGAATGCTTACGATACCATGCCTCATAGACAGCCACATCGCGAATTCGGAAATCCGCGCTTAAGTCAATTACCTTCTTGCCCGCCTTCAGGAAAATGGGGGCAAGCTCCATCGAAGCTCCGTGCGGCAGGGCCAGAAAGACCACGTCGCAGTTCTTCGCCAATGCCTCCGGCGAATCGTTTGTGTAAACAAGCTCCGTTTGCCCAGCCAGCGCCGGATAAACATCGGCAAGGGAAACCCCGGCAAACCTCCGGGAGGTTATTGAGACCACCTTTGCCCCGGGATGGTTAAGCAACAGTCTCGCCAGCTCCTGACCGGTGTAGCCGCTACCGCCGTAGATACATACCCTGATCACCTTTTCTGCCTCCCTTTTCTATCTGTTCGTTTCAATCACCGTCCGCGGCTCACCAATTGCGCGCCGTTTTTCGCCATTTTCACCCCAAAAAAAAGGGAGGCGATCAGCCTCCCTGCGGGATTTATCTCTTGGAGAACTGGAAGCGTTTCCGGGCCCCCGGTTGTCCATACTTCTTTCTTTCCTTAATTCGGGAATCCCGCGTCAGGAAGCCCGCCTTCTTCAAGGCAGCCCTTAATTCCGGGTCATACTCGAGAAGCGCCTTTGACACTCCATGCTTCACAGCGCCCGCCTGACCGGCGATTCCGCCACCCTCAACACTGATATTGAAAGAAAACAAGCCCTTTTTCCCTGTTATCTCAAGCGGCTGCTGGATAAGCATCTTCAGGCTCTCCCGCGTGAAATAATCGTCAAAATTTCGTTTGTTTACCGTCCAGCTTCCGGTACCTTCCTTCATATAGACCCTGGCAATGGCGCTCTTTCTTTTTCCCGTTGCGTAATAACTTTTTTCCGTCATATACATCTCCCCTGTACTTTCTCCGAACAGACCATTACGTAGCAAAAATTATAACTCAAGTATTCGTGGACACTGCGCTTCGTGAGGATGATCACCGCCGGCGTAGATCTTGAGCTTCTTCATCATGGCACGCCCCAGCGTGTTCTTCGGCAGCATTCCCCTGACCGCCGCCCGGATCAGCTCTTCGGGCTTCTCCTTGAGCATCTTCCCCGCCGCGGTCGCCTTAATTCCTCCCGGATAGCCGGAATGATGATAATAAATCTTGTCGGTAAGCTTCTTGCCGGTAAGGGCCACATTGCCGGCATTTACGACAATCACGAAATCACCGGTATCGGTATAGGGGGTATAAACCGGTTTGTGCTTCCCCCGCAGACGTGCGGCTATCTCGCTTGCCATCCGGCCCAGAATCTTGCCTCCGGCGTCCACGAGGTACCAGTCTCGCTGAACTTCTCCCTGTTTTGCCTGATATGTCTTCATTACTTCTCCATCTACGCACGAATTTGAAAGGTGGAAACTACGCAAATTGTCGCTGTTTGTCAAGCAAAAACTTGCATAATGTCTTAATCAATTGCGCCCCCCCAACCCCAGCAGGGAAAAATATGCCATCACGCTCCGGTCGTTATAGCGATCGGCAACGGTTAACTCCACAGCCCAGCACTGTTTCTGATACCTCAACCCCACGGTGGATTCGACTGTCGTACGCTCGAGCTGATTTTGTCTGATGATATAGTAGACATCAAGGGAAGAAAAAAGTTTCGCCCTAACGGCAAGGTTTATCTCTTCGAGTATGTCCCGGGTATAGCGATAACCAACCGAGACCGAATCGCCGCGCTTGTCGGATAATGCCAAATCGTAGTTGTTCTGCACTATCCTCCCGGAATTGACGTCAAATTTATTACGGGTGGACAGTGAGAAATAGCGAAAAGGCGACATATCCAGCTCCAGATCGATAGTGCCGAAAGGACGGATTTCCCTTTGTCCTCCCCCCTCGTCCCTTCTTGCCTCCCTGATATCGTACGCCTGGCTTACCTTCAGCCGCATCAGCTCCCGGTAGCTGGTTCCCCCATCCTTTTCCTTCATCCTCGCGGTAACAAAGCTGACCATTCCATATCTCAGGCTATGGTAATCCGCAACACGATCGAGAAAGTCGGGAATATTTTCCGATGCGCCCGGGGCATAAGTGTAGGTGATTTCCGGCTTTATGACATGCCGGAGTTTTTCCAGCGTTTGGCCCCCTGTTTCATAGACGCGGCCAAACTCGGTGGACAGCGTTGTCCCCATTGTCAATAAACCGCGCTGGCCGTTTTTTTCCAATCCGTCTGTCAGGGAATCGGAACGCTCCCAGACATCGCCCCGGAAGCCGGTCCATGACGTCATTTTCAGATACTTCCCCAGATTGACGGGGAAAAAGAGGGTCGGGCTCAGTTCCCCAAGATGCCCCCGCTGACCATCCTGACTGAAAAAATAATCATAGCCGCCGGTAAATTCCATCTGCAGCGGGCTGTCGAAAAGGGGCCGCCGAAACCCCGTCAGGATCGCCTCAGGATATTTCTGCAGCGTCAGGTTGTTGTCCGGCGAGGAAAAATCGTCGGTATAACGGGCAAGCGCCGTCAGGTTGTAGAGGGGCCAATCCTTTGTCATTCGTACGGTGGAATTCAGATATCCGAGTGATTCATCCCCCGGGAAGGAAACGCGCCGGAATCGCTCCTCCCCGCTTGGCGAGTAATGTTCCGCGTAGTAGTTGAAGGTGGAAAAGTCGCGAAAGTACCAGTGGTCAGAAACCCTGTTGATGTCAGCCCTGATGTTTAAACCATTCGCCAGGGCTGCTTCATGGTTGAAATAATAGGACCAGCGGTTCCGGTCATCCTGCCAATCGCGGCTGATCGTCCCGGCTGTCTCGGCGATCGTTTTACGGTCGCGGATCAAATCACCATAAAAAACGCCGGAGGAATTGGGGTTGATGAAATAGCGGAGTTCCAACCCCTCCTTGAAACCCCTTTTCTCCATGTAGCGCTGGTAAAAGGTCGCGTCGGCGCCCTCGGAAATGGCCCAGAAAAAAGGGATTTCCACATCCAGCCCGTTCTTGTCGAGTGAGTATGAGAAACGGGGGAATAAAAATCCTGTCTGGCGAGTGGTTTTTGCGGGAAAGATCAGCCAGGGCAGATATAAAATCGGGATGTCGCGGACAAGGAACCGTCCCTGTTTGAGCGTTCCGTAACCATCAACAGTAACATCCACCTCTTTGCCGGTTATTCTCCAGTCCGGGCAGCTCCCGTCACAGGTTGTAAACGACCCTTTTTCGACCCGGTAG
The DNA window shown above is from Syntrophales bacterium and carries:
- the argC gene encoding N-acetyl-gamma-glutamyl-phosphate reductase, which codes for MIRVCIYGGSGYTGQELARLLLNHPGAKVVSITSRRFAGVSLADVYPALAGQTELVYTNDSPEALAKNCDVVFLALPHGASMELAPIFLKAGKKVIDLSADFRIRDVAVYEAWYRKHSAAGLIPEAVYGLPELYREDIRGAKLLANPGCYPTSVILGLAPALRSHLLDPSSVIADSKSGVSGSGREPQIASLFCEVAGGFKAYKVGGHRHTPEMEQELSCLAGQPLTISFTPHLLPLKRGILSTIYAKLAKEISAEEAAALYRGFYEKEPFVRICRAGQFPNISSVAGSNFCDIGVTVDKRTNRLVVVSVIDNLIKGASGQAIQNMNLMCNLPEGSGLPKSGLYP
- the rpsI gene encoding 30S ribosomal protein S9; this translates as MTEKSYYATGKRKSAIARVYMKEGTGSWTVNKRNFDDYFTRESLKMLIQQPLEITGKKGLFSFNISVEGGGIAGQAGAVKHGVSKALLEYDPELRAALKKAGFLTRDSRIKERKKYGQPGARKRFQFSKR
- the rplM gene encoding 50S ribosomal protein L13, with protein sequence MKTYQAKQGEVQRDWYLVDAGGKILGRMASEIAARLRGKHKPVYTPYTDTGDFVIVVNAGNVALTGKKLTDKIYYHHSGYPGGIKATAAGKMLKEKPEELIRAAVRGMLPKNTLGRAMMKKLKIYAGGDHPHEAQCPRILEL
- the lptD gene encoding LPS assembly protein LptD, which encodes MAFEKDLGDGPVAIEADSIAYNGDDDSFHATGKVKITFSGGYLKADSVTFNRSANLAHAAGHVELKNDQDILNGEKVSFNIGSRTGTVEEGGMFIAENHIYIQGERIEKKTEANYRVEKGSFTTCDGSCPDWRITGKEVDVTVDGYGTLKQGRFLVRDIPILYLPWLIFPAKTTRQTGFLFPRFSYSLDKNGLDVEIPFFWAISEGADATFYQRYMEKRGFKEGLELRYFINPNSSGVFYGDLIRDRKTIAETAGTISRDWQDDRNRWSYYFNHEAALANGLNIRADINRVSDHWYFRDFSTFNYYAEHYSPSGEERFRRVSFPGDESLGYLNSTVRMTKDWPLYNLTALARYTDDFSSPDNNLTLQKYPEAILTGFRRPLFDSPLQMEFTGGYDYFFSQDGQRGHLGELSPTLFFPVNLGKYLKMTSWTGFRGDVWERSDSLTDGLEKNGQRGLLTMGTTLSTEFGRVYETGGQTLEKLRHVIKPEITYTYAPGASENIPDFLDRVADYHSLRYGMVSFVTARMKEKDGGTSYRELMRLKVSQAYDIREARRDEGGGQREIRPFGTIDLELDMSPFRYFSLSTRNKFDVNSGRIVQNNYDLALSDKRGDSVSVGYRYTRDILEEINLAVRAKLFSSLDVYYIIRQNQLERTTVESTVGLRYQKQCWAVELTVADRYNDRSVMAYFSLLGLGGRN